From Alcaligenes faecalis, the proteins below share one genomic window:
- a CDS encoding D-amino acid dehydrogenase — protein MKVAVLGSGIIGVSTAWWLSQQGCEVVVVDRGTGPAQETSRANGGQISVSYAEPWANPKMPFKLLKWLLQDDAPLLFRPRLDLRQWRWCLSFLRECLPGRVAPNVRALVAMAEYSRSTLKQLRPSLDFDYRHQEKGIITFYRDAQSLDDSQQMADVMRDMGVDRRIMSVDELVQLEPALASARGQIVGGDYTKDDESGDANQFTCGLAAMAKRAGVEFRFSTQITRLLTAKGRVVGVEVIGSDGAYEFIQADAFVVAMGSFSPTVLQPLGIACPVYPAKGYSATFPVLVPEGAPIVSLTDKDKKLVFSRLGDSLRVAGTAELSGYSRSLNPARCQALLTHVADLFPRALDFDNVHFWSGLRPATASNVPLIGRSSIPNLYLNTGHGTLGWTMGIGSGRALADLVMGRKPEPEFPFLS, from the coding sequence ATGAAAGTAGCAGTTCTGGGCAGCGGCATTATTGGGGTATCAACTGCCTGGTGGCTCAGCCAGCAAGGTTGTGAGGTGGTAGTCGTGGATCGGGGAACCGGTCCCGCGCAGGAAACCTCGCGTGCCAATGGCGGGCAAATCTCGGTGTCCTATGCCGAGCCCTGGGCCAACCCGAAAATGCCGTTCAAACTGCTGAAATGGTTGTTGCAGGACGATGCTCCCTTGTTGTTCCGTCCGCGTCTGGACCTGCGCCAGTGGCGCTGGTGCTTGTCTTTCCTGCGAGAGTGCCTGCCAGGGCGAGTTGCGCCCAATGTGCGCGCTCTGGTGGCCATGGCGGAATACAGCCGCAGCACACTGAAGCAATTGCGTCCCAGTCTGGATTTTGATTATCGCCATCAGGAAAAAGGCATCATCACGTTTTACCGGGATGCCCAAAGCCTGGATGACTCGCAGCAAATGGCGGACGTCATGCGCGATATGGGCGTGGACCGTCGCATCATGAGCGTGGACGAACTGGTGCAGCTGGAGCCGGCCCTGGCCTCGGCTCGCGGCCAGATCGTGGGGGGCGATTACACCAAAGATGATGAATCCGGCGATGCAAACCAGTTCACCTGCGGTTTGGCCGCCATGGCCAAGCGGGCCGGGGTGGAGTTTCGCTTTTCCACCCAAATCACCCGTCTGCTGACGGCCAAGGGCCGAGTGGTGGGCGTCGAGGTCATTGGTTCGGACGGTGCGTACGAGTTCATACAGGCAGACGCCTTTGTGGTGGCCATGGGCAGTTTCAGCCCCACCGTCTTGCAGCCGCTGGGGATTGCCTGCCCCGTTTACCCGGCCAAAGGCTATTCGGCCACTTTCCCGGTGCTGGTCCCCGAAGGGGCACCTATCGTCAGCCTGACGGATAAAGATAAAAAACTGGTGTTTTCCCGCCTGGGCGATAGCCTGCGGGTGGCGGGAACCGCAGAATTGTCGGGCTATTCGCGCAGTTTGAACCCCGCGCGTTGTCAGGCTTTGTTAACGCACGTAGCTGATCTGTTCCCAAGAGCATTGGATTTTGATAATGTTCATTTCTGGTCAGGACTGCGTCCTGCCACAGCATCAAATGTCCCACTGATAGGCCGTTCCTCCATTCCCAACCTGTACCTGAATACCGGACATGGCACCCTGGGCTGGACCATGGGTATAGGCTCTGGCCGAGCCTTGGCGGACCTGGTCATGGGACGCAAACCCGAACCTGAATTTCCTTTTTTATCTTGA